From a region of the Actinomadura luzonensis genome:
- a CDS encoding SRPBCC family protein, translating into MSGALKVAEKVVHQGEEALRKTPVIGKAVSSGPLSGALQKLGVTLAERALSSVAGKVEGVAGRLNDYGAGEGAGNLLSAVTGSAKSGDPGGGGGSIGGSALAGAAKGAIKGVFGAIFHKGGGSGGKTLKVTNIVESIDIGAPRRVVYNQWTCFRDFPTFMKKVENVDQQADEKLAWKAQIFWSHRAWRATILEQVPDERIIWRSEGDKGYVDGAVTFHEVTPDLTRVVLVLEYYPKGLFERTGNLWRAQGRRVRLELKHFARHVMSHVMRHPDEMADNGWRGEIHDGQVAETSDEESEEPREEAPEEPEAEYEEEPEEEEPEEEEEPEEEPRDEDEGAEEEEPEEEEEPEEDGEGEEEPGERTAARAGRGGRTESRRAEPRRAGKPREPMRPVRRRS; encoded by the coding sequence ATGAGCGGAGCTCTGAAGGTGGCCGAGAAGGTCGTCCACCAGGGAGAGGAAGCCCTGCGCAAGACGCCCGTCATCGGGAAGGCGGTGTCGTCCGGCCCGCTCTCCGGAGCCTTGCAGAAGCTGGGCGTGACCCTCGCCGAGCGGGCGCTGTCGTCGGTGGCCGGCAAGGTCGAGGGCGTGGCCGGGCGGCTGAACGACTACGGCGCGGGCGAGGGCGCGGGCAACCTGCTCAGCGCCGTCACGGGCAGCGCCAAGAGCGGCGACCCGGGCGGAGGAGGCGGCTCGATCGGCGGCTCCGCGCTGGCCGGCGCCGCGAAGGGGGCCATCAAGGGTGTCTTCGGCGCGATCTTCCACAAGGGTGGCGGCTCGGGCGGCAAGACGCTCAAGGTGACCAACATCGTCGAGTCCATCGACATCGGGGCGCCCCGCCGCGTGGTCTACAACCAGTGGACCTGCTTCCGCGACTTCCCGACGTTCATGAAGAAGGTCGAGAACGTCGACCAGCAGGCGGACGAGAAGCTGGCCTGGAAGGCGCAGATCTTCTGGTCGCACCGCGCCTGGCGGGCGACGATCCTGGAGCAGGTGCCGGACGAGCGCATCATCTGGCGCTCGGAGGGCGACAAGGGGTACGTGGACGGCGCGGTGACCTTCCACGAGGTCACGCCCGACCTGACCCGGGTCGTGCTGGTCCTGGAGTACTACCCGAAGGGCCTGTTCGAGCGCACCGGCAACCTGTGGCGCGCCCAGGGGCGGCGGGTCCGGCTGGAGCTCAAGCACTTCGCCCGGCACGTCATGTCGCACGTGATGCGGCATCCGGACGAGATGGCCGACAACGGCTGGCGCGGCGAGATCCACGACGGCCAGGTGGCCGAGACCTCCGACGAGGAGTCCGAGGAGCCCCGGGAGGAGGCCCCCGAGGAGCCTGAGGCGGAGTACGAGGAGGAGCCGGAAGAAGAGGAACCGGAGGAAGAGGAAGAGCCGGAGGAGGAGCCCCGGGACGAGGACGAGGGCGCCGAGGAGGAGGAGCCCGAAGAGGAGGAGGAGCCCGAGGAGGACGGCGAGGGCGAGGAGGAGCCCGGGGAGCGGACGGCCGCGCGGGCCGGCCGCGGCGGGCGCACCGAGTCGCGCCGCGCCGAGCCCCGGCGCGCGGGCAAGCCCCGGGAGCCGATGCGGCCGGTCCGCCGCAGGTCCTGA
- a CDS encoding NAD(P)/FAD-dependent oxidoreductase produces the protein MSDTRVAVIGGGVIGLSIAYHLAEAGVETTLLERGALGSGASRATADVVRSYFAGNPVSSALAVRSLEAYRGFRARPGADLPMRQVGYLVLFSEPEQVAAFEADLPAQRKAGVDVRLIDPEEARERNPLIGDLPLLAAAWSPQAYVSDTTAIVTAYAEAARRAGATLRTDCPVTRIDSATGRVFTEDGGELTAEAVICAAGAWSPALVRSAGVDLPMTEPIEQELLVTDPLPPGTPDIPCTLHASSGLLSRTRGDRLLVGKGYPGPDREAWRREVAEQFAVTYPGLAELALHPAVTGLRDASPDKCAFIGHRPGPPAFLYATGFSGHGLCNAPAAGELVRDLYLDQDPGIDVTAFAVGRQRTG, from the coding sequence ATGAGTGACACGCGTGTGGCGGTGATCGGCGGCGGCGTCATCGGCCTGTCGATCGCCTACCATCTCGCGGAGGCCGGGGTCGAGACGACGCTGCTGGAACGCGGCGCGCTCGGCTCCGGCGCCTCGCGCGCCACCGCCGACGTGGTCCGGTCGTACTTCGCCGGCAACCCCGTCAGCTCGGCGCTGGCCGTGCGCAGCCTGGAGGCCTACCGGGGCTTCCGGGCGCGCCCGGGGGCCGACCTGCCGATGCGGCAGGTCGGCTACCTGGTCCTGTTCTCCGAGCCCGAGCAGGTCGCCGCGTTCGAGGCCGACCTGCCCGCGCAGCGGAAGGCCGGCGTGGACGTGCGGCTCATCGACCCGGAGGAGGCCAGGGAGCGCAACCCGCTCATCGGCGACCTGCCGCTGCTGGCCGCCGCCTGGTCGCCGCAGGCGTACGTCTCCGACACCACCGCCATCGTCACCGCCTACGCCGAGGCGGCCCGGCGGGCCGGCGCCACGCTGCGCACGGACTGCCCGGTCACCAGGATCGACTCGGCGACCGGGCGGGTGTTCACCGAGGACGGCGGCGAGCTGACGGCCGAGGCGGTCATCTGCGCCGCGGGCGCCTGGTCGCCCGCCCTCGTCCGCAGCGCGGGCGTGGACCTGCCGATGACCGAGCCGATCGAGCAGGAGCTGCTGGTCACCGACCCGCTGCCGCCCGGCACCCCGGACATCCCGTGCACCCTGCACGCCTCCAGCGGCCTGCTGTCGCGCACCCGCGGCGACCGGCTGCTGGTCGGCAAGGGGTACCCGGGGCCGGACCGGGAGGCGTGGCGGCGCGAGGTGGCCGAGCAGTTCGCGGTGACGTACCCGGGGCTGGCGGAGCTGGCCCTGCACCCGGCCGTCACGGGCCTGCGCGACGCCAGCCCGGACAAGTGCGCCTTCATCGGCCACCGGCCGGGGCCGCCGGCGTTCCTGTACGCCACCGGCTTCTCCGGCCACGGCCTGTGCAACGCCCCGGCGGCCGGCGAACTCGTCCGCGACCTCTACCTCGACCAGGACCCCGGCATCGACGTGACCGCGTTCGCGGTCGGCAGACAACGAACGGGATGA
- the mgtA gene encoding magnesium-translocating P-type ATPase — MTPADPATGPTGITGPTGVTGLTGEEARRRLAADGPNSAAGGVRRHRGARLLLAQFTSPIVLILIAATVLSMALGDLTDGLIILAIIAASGALGFWQEHTAGDAVDALLARVRVEVEVVRDGRERSVPAEEVVTGDAVVLRAGDIVPADCTVVRSQSLLVDESALTGESFPVEKAAGAELYAGTHAASGTAEAVVVRTGTATKFAAVTAELAGREVVTGFERGMTRFGLMLVRFMAVLVTAIFVVNLVLDRPVVEALLFSLALAVGLTPQLLPAIVAVSLSAGARRMAAEQVIVKRLDAIEDFGAMTVLATDKTGTLTAGAVRLDRAAGLDGRPDPEVLRLARLNAGLQRGFDNPLDRAVLDGAPPPDPGLLLGEAPYDFQRKRLSVLVAGHDTPTLVTKGALDAVLAVCATARTPAGVVPLEAVRDDVTRVFTELSAAGYRVLGLAVAPLPGRASVTAADERDLTLTGLLAFHDPVRPGAAEAVGDLAGLGISVRLITGDNRLVAAATARQVGLTGRVLTAADLDRLDDAALAARVAETDVFAEVEPLHKERVVRALRASGATVGFLGDGINDAPALHAADVGISVDTAVDVAKQSAAIVLLDKDLKVLADGLRLGRRTFANTLKYIRVTISANFGNMLSMAAASAFLPFLPLLPRQILLLNFLSDIPATTIATDDVDAEQLRRPRSWDLAGIRTFMIVFGVLSSAFDIATFLTLRLGLGAGADVFRTGWFVESTATELAVMLVLRTARPFYRSRPSRPLLLSSLAVAALTVALPYTPVAAALGLVPLTWPVLAVLALITGLYVAANEAAKRLTARRGLV, encoded by the coding sequence ATGACCCCCGCCGACCCCGCCACCGGGCCGACCGGGATCACCGGGCCGACCGGCGTCACCGGGCTGACCGGCGAGGAGGCGCGCCGGCGGCTGGCCGCGGACGGCCCCAACAGCGCGGCGGGCGGCGTCCGCCGGCACCGCGGCGCCCGGCTGCTGCTCGCCCAGTTCACCAGCCCGATCGTGCTCATCCTCATCGCCGCCACCGTGTTGTCGATGGCGCTCGGCGACCTCACCGACGGGCTCATCATCCTGGCGATCATCGCGGCGAGCGGCGCGCTCGGCTTCTGGCAGGAGCACACGGCGGGCGACGCCGTGGACGCCCTGCTCGCCCGGGTCCGGGTCGAGGTCGAGGTGGTCAGGGACGGGCGGGAGCGGTCGGTCCCGGCCGAGGAGGTGGTGACGGGCGACGCGGTGGTGCTGCGCGCGGGCGACATCGTCCCGGCCGACTGCACGGTCGTCCGCTCGCAGAGCCTGCTCGTGGACGAGTCCGCGCTGACGGGGGAGTCGTTCCCGGTGGAGAAGGCGGCGGGGGCCGAGCTGTACGCGGGCACCCACGCCGCCAGCGGCACGGCCGAGGCCGTGGTCGTCCGCACCGGGACGGCCACCAAGTTCGCCGCCGTGACCGCCGAGCTGGCCGGGCGGGAGGTCGTCACCGGCTTCGAACGCGGCATGACCCGGTTCGGCCTCATGCTGGTGCGGTTCATGGCGGTGCTGGTCACCGCCATCTTCGTGGTCAACCTGGTGCTGGACCGGCCGGTGGTCGAGGCGCTGCTGTTCTCGCTGGCGCTGGCGGTCGGCCTGACCCCGCAGCTCCTGCCGGCGATCGTCGCGGTCAGCCTGTCGGCCGGGGCCCGCCGCATGGCGGCGGAACAGGTCATCGTCAAACGGCTGGACGCCATCGAGGACTTCGGCGCGATGACCGTCCTCGCCACCGACAAGACCGGCACCCTCACGGCCGGGGCGGTCCGCCTGGACCGCGCCGCCGGGCTCGACGGCCGGCCCGACCCCGAGGTGCTGCGCCTGGCCCGGCTCAACGCCGGCCTGCAGCGCGGCTTCGACAACCCGCTCGACCGGGCCGTCCTGGACGGCGCGCCGCCTCCCGACCCGGGCCTGCTGCTGGGCGAGGCGCCCTACGACTTCCAGCGCAAACGCCTGTCCGTGCTGGTCGCCGGGCACGACACGCCCACGCTCGTCACCAAGGGCGCCCTGGACGCCGTCCTCGCCGTCTGCGCCACCGCCAGGACCCCGGCCGGCGTCGTGCCCCTGGAGGCCGTCCGCGACGACGTCACCCGCGTCTTCACCGAGCTGAGCGCCGCCGGGTACCGCGTGCTCGGCCTGGCCGTCGCCCCGCTGCCCGGCCGCGCCTCCGTCACCGCCGCCGACGAGCGCGACCTGACGCTGACCGGCCTGCTCGCCTTCCACGACCCGGTCCGGCCGGGCGCCGCCGAAGCCGTCGGCGACCTCGCCGGGCTCGGCATCTCCGTCCGGCTCATCACCGGGGACAACCGCCTGGTCGCCGCCGCCACCGCCCGCCAGGTCGGGCTGACCGGGAGGGTGCTGACCGCCGCCGACCTCGACCGCCTCGACGACGCCGCCCTGGCCGCCCGGGTCGCGGAGACGGACGTCTTCGCCGAGGTCGAGCCCCTGCACAAGGAGCGCGTCGTGCGGGCCCTGCGCGCCTCCGGCGCCACGGTCGGCTTCCTCGGGGACGGCATCAACGACGCGCCCGCCCTGCACGCCGCCGACGTCGGCATCTCGGTCGACACCGCCGTGGACGTCGCCAAGCAGTCGGCCGCGATCGTGCTGCTCGACAAGGACCTCAAGGTGCTCGCCGACGGCCTGCGTCTCGGCCGGCGCACCTTCGCCAACACGCTGAAGTACATCCGGGTCACCATCAGCGCCAACTTCGGCAACATGCTGAGCATGGCCGCCGCCTCGGCGTTCCTGCCGTTCCTGCCGCTGCTGCCGCGCCAGATCCTGCTGCTGAACTTCCTGTCCGACATCCCGGCCACCACCATCGCGACCGACGACGTGGACGCCGAGCAGCTCCGCCGCCCCCGCTCGTGGGACCTCGCCGGGATCCGCACCTTCATGATCGTGTTCGGGGTGCTCAGCTCGGCCTTCGACATCGCGACCTTCCTGACGCTGCGGCTGGGCCTCGGCGCCGGCGCGGACGTCTTCCGCACCGGCTGGTTCGTCGAGTCCACCGCCACGGAGCTGGCCGTCATGCTCGTGCTGCGCACCGCCCGCCCCTTCTACCGGAGCCGGCCGTCACGCCCGCTGCTGCTGTCGAGCCTCGCGGTGGCGGCGCTGACCGTGGCGCTGCCGTACACGCCGGTCGCGGCGGCGCTCGGGCTGGTGCCGCTGACCTGGCCGGTGCTCGCCGTCCTCGCCCTGATCACCGGCCTGTACGTGGCCGCCAACGAGGCGGCCAAACGCCTGACCGCCCGGCGCGGGCTCGTCTGA
- a CDS encoding ornithine carbamoyltransferase, which yields MKHLLRIAGLDRHELGYLLDRADRFKAHPLAAPGLLRGRTVLMYFARPSLRTRVAIETAVARLGGVPLTVGPAELRLGRGERLGDTARVIGSYAAVVVLRTFDDAEVVRFAQAAHVPVINALTDGHHPLQALADLMTLREHVGDLRGRKLAYVGPATNVTHSLIEAAALTGMTVAVAAPDGHGPDPAVLAVAEELSGGGRTVVTPDPYEAVKEADAVCAGPWPAFSPQAAVFAPYRVTADLLAAAGPRPVFLHHLPALRGAEAADEVVDGPASLVFPQAANRLPVAQAVLETLLTNRLAAAR from the coding sequence GTGAAGCACCTGCTGCGCATCGCCGGCCTGGACCGGCACGAGCTCGGCTACCTGCTCGACCGCGCCGACCGCTTCAAGGCGCATCCCCTCGCCGCGCCCGGCCTGCTGCGCGGCCGCACCGTCCTGATGTACTTCGCCCGCCCCTCGCTCCGCACCCGCGTCGCGATCGAGACCGCCGTCGCCCGGCTGGGCGGGGTGCCGCTCACCGTCGGCCCCGCCGAGCTGCGGCTCGGCCGCGGCGAGCGGCTGGGCGACACGGCCCGGGTGATCGGCTCGTACGCGGCCGTCGTGGTGCTGCGGACCTTCGACGACGCCGAGGTCGTCAGGTTCGCCCAGGCGGCGCACGTACCGGTGATCAACGCCCTGACCGACGGGCACCACCCGCTCCAGGCGCTCGCCGACCTGATGACGCTCCGCGAGCACGTCGGCGACCTGCGGGGGCGCAAGCTCGCCTACGTCGGCCCGGCCACGAACGTCACCCACAGCCTCATCGAGGCCGCCGCGCTCACCGGCATGACCGTCGCGGTCGCCGCCCCGGACGGGCACGGGCCGGACCCGGCCGTGCTGGCGGTGGCGGAGGAGCTGTCCGGGGGCGGGCGGACCGTCGTGACGCCCGACCCGTACGAGGCGGTCAAGGAGGCCGACGCCGTCTGCGCCGGCCCCTGGCCGGCCTTCTCGCCGCAGGCCGCCGTGTTCGCCCCCTACCGGGTCACCGCCGATCTGCTCGCCGCCGCCGGCCCCCGCCCGGTCTTCCTGCACCACCTGCCCGCGCTGCGCGGCGCCGAGGCCGCCGACGAGGTCGTCGACGGGCCCGCCTCGCTGGTGTTCCCGCAGGCCGCCAACCGGCTGCCGGTCGCGCAGGCCGTCCTGGAGACGCTGCTGACCAACCGCCTGGCCGCGGCCCGATGA
- a CDS encoding GvpL/GvpF family gas vesicle protein codes for MHVYGIVPADVEVDEEARGVGEPGSVRVIRYGVIAALVGSTDPPAPPAGQAADQAGERAGERAGERAGGRKAHEALLNATAAEVPVLPIRFGTVVPDARTLVDRLLEPHHDEFAHALGELEGRAEYLVELRYAEPRPPREPDVLALVEAVEPVCVLMAPGRPSGERGLVRLAVLAETCREGELEGVLETLAGEWAGRILVRLRGPLAAYDFTPGL; via the coding sequence GTGCACGTGTACGGCATCGTCCCGGCCGACGTCGAGGTGGACGAGGAGGCGCGCGGCGTCGGCGAGCCCGGCTCGGTGCGGGTGATCCGGTACGGCGTCATCGCCGCCCTGGTCGGCAGCACGGACCCGCCGGCCCCGCCCGCCGGCCAGGCCGCCGACCAGGCCGGTGAGCGGGCCGGTGAGCGGGCCGGTGAGCGGGCCGGGGGCCGGAAGGCGCACGAGGCGCTGCTGAACGCCACCGCGGCCGAGGTGCCGGTGCTGCCGATCCGGTTCGGCACGGTCGTCCCGGACGCGCGGACCCTCGTGGACCGGCTGCTGGAGCCGCACCACGACGAGTTCGCGCACGCGCTCGGCGAGCTGGAGGGCCGCGCCGAGTACCTCGTGGAGCTGCGTTACGCCGAGCCGCGGCCGCCGCGCGAGCCGGACGTCCTGGCCCTGGTGGAGGCGGTCGAGCCGGTGTGCGTGCTGATGGCGCCTGGCCGGCCGTCCGGGGAGCGGGGGCTGGTCCGGCTGGCGGTCCTGGCCGAGACGTGCCGGGAGGGCGAGCTGGAGGGCGTCCTGGAGACGCTGGCCGGGGAGTGGGCGGGCCGGATCCTGGTCCGGCTGCGGGGGCCGCTGGCGGCCTACGACTTCACGCCAGGGCTCTGA